The following DNA comes from Pongo pygmaeus isolate AG05252 chromosome 9, NHGRI_mPonPyg2-v2.0_pri, whole genome shotgun sequence.
AAACCAACTGTGGCTAAAGCAAGTGGGTAAATGCAATACCAAGTGGCAGGCAGAGGTCCCAGCTCTGACAGAGACAGCTGGGAGAGCCCTCACTGAAACACAGTGAGGTCTTTACAGAGGGTAGGGAGGGAGCTACCTTAGCTGTCCTACCATGCCAGCAGGAAACTGATCCACCTCCCAGTCACATGAGTCACAAACTGTAGCTAGTGCTCTGGTTATTCGGATCAGACCAGCACCTCTTTTAATCTGCAGGAATGCTGATGTTGCATGTAGAGAGGGACTGTGACTCTACCTCTCAGGCAGCCTGAACCTGGAGGGCACTCCTCCTGTGGGGATGAAATTACCCTGAAGTGTTCCAGAAATGCTACAGGTGAACCTGCACTGAGCTCCTTTGGGAGAAGCCCCAGCCGTGTCCACAATGGTAGGTGAGAGGGAGAAGAAGTACCCTTCTGCAGAACCTTCACAAGCACCAGGGCTGCCTGACTGTTGAGACAGAGCTACAGACTTTCCCCACTGAGCCAAGCACTGCACTTGTCCCTCTGCTGAAATTTACCACAAGTGGAAAGTCTGAGACCCAAGGCCTGCCATCTGGATTCCTTTGTCTCATGGGGTACTCTCTTGATGTGATGCACTTCCTGTTCCCCTAAGAGTAAGAGTCCCTCAGGGACAGACTAGTGTGAATTCTGCTTCTTCTCTGGGTTTAGACACCCAGTGTGGCTGCTACACACCAGGCTGGTTCTGGGGAATGTCTGCAAGTGATCCAGCAATGTGAGCTGTCCTCAAGTCTCCCAGCAGCAGGTATCAGCACAAGATCTGATGGTGTGGTAGGAGAGTGATGTAGACTCTGTAAGATCTGCTTGGTTATAAATAACTTTAGTGTTTTGGCTTTCTCAGATGCCAGTTGTAGTAGTAATGAACAGGTCACATGGGCAGACACAAGACCTCCTGGTCAGCCAGGGTGATGCAGGCAATATTGATAGCTGAGGTCACACAAAAGTTTTATCCTTCCTGGGTGCTGTGTTGCTCTGCCTGCAGATGCCATAATGTACTGTGTTGATTGGCCTCCACACAGGAGGTTGTGCACCAGCTGCAGTGGTAGCAGTGATCTTTGTGCTTGCCTTATGTTACCCAGAGAAGGTACTCTGGTCTTTCAGGCAATGGGCATGGCCATAGACCTCCCAAAAGTCTCTGTTCTTTTATTCAGTTACGAGGCCGGGTAGAGGGGCAAAGCTAGGTAAGGTCTGAGTCAGGCAAGTCTGCACCCTGGTTGCCCATGTATGGGCACAAGTAGCCACCCCAATGAGGATTGGATGGCAGTTCCATGGCCCCTAGGATGATGCTTCAGTGAGGAGTACAGCTGCTTCTGCTGAACAGAAGAGTCCACATGGGGAGTGGGGAGTAGCAAGCAGTATTAAGCCCCAACCAGCTCCCACATACATGGCAAGACAGGTCTCATACCTGCAGTATTCCACCTGCAGCAGGTACCTGGTTTACAGGCAGCCGGCACTCAGAACTCAAAATGACACAAGGCCATTCCTGAGGGAGACAAACCATAGCTTTCAGACCATGTCCTTCCCATTTGTCCCATGAAGCAGGAACACCCAGCTCCTGTGCCCAAGGCTTTAGCAAACTTTCTACTTGTGCCTCAGTTCTGGACAAGGGGTTTCATCTTCAATCAGGATTATATCACAAATCTCAGTTAGGAGCTTCTCTTAATCAGTGACTGCCATGTGAGTTAGCTGGCTGATTTCTGCAAAGTCCTCTGTGCCGTAGAGGATCTGGAATGGCTTCCCCCATCCCCACTGGTGACTGGGAGGGCATGCAAAGCATGTCCTGATGCTGCTCCTTCTCATATACTCCCCATTGCTCAGTACGTCAGCTCCAGTGCTGGGTAGGCTTAAGGCCTTCCTCCGTGGCCTGGATTGCCAGGTTTCCCAGTGGCAGTGCATACACCTGATGCAGTTCCTGCCACCCTCATGCTGTAGACTCACGGTTTTCCACCTGGCTTATGGTGTAGGCTACAGCCACCACTTCTTTCAAAGGGCCTGTAGTTTCATTCAGTTTTCCTGTTAAGTTCCTGTGTTGCTTCTTGGAAGAAAGCTCATAGCCTGTCTCTGCACTATTTGGTCTTTGCAAGTGGAAGAAGCACACTAACAAAACCTTCAGTCTACCATCTTGAAAAACTACTAACAggtaattttatataagaaaaacaatCAGTTAATggccaaaacagaaaaaagaagaaaaagaatagaactTCCTAAGCAAGAGGGTATTCTCTGGCACTCTGCCCTTGGATTTAATCTGCACCATTGACTGTTTGGGTCTCTAAGCTGCCAGCCTGGAAGTGCTCCAGTAGCTCTCCTTGGTCTCAAGTCTCCTTGGCCACACTGCAGATTTAGACTTGACAGGCTTCAAAATTaatctgtacacacacacacagacacacacacacacatcacatacacatatatgcacacattctATTGGTTCTACTTCTCTGAAGAATCCAGACTAATGCAACCACTAAGAGTTGTGCATTTTTCAAAGAACATTAAATTTAGGAGATTTTTTGTAAGGACGAGACCACAGTatacttttgtacttttagaaatgttttatttattaaaactcATATCTAGAAGAAAAATCTTACAAATCACTTTACCTTAggaatttcaaattcatttttgacCTCAGTAGTTAAATTCCCTTAggaatttgtattttactttcaaattaaTATGAAAGACTTTTCTGAATACTTCAAATCAATAAGTTGCAGATGAAACATTTCCAAAAGTGAATGAAAAACTTACTGCTAAATTTAcacttaaacatatttttaaattatgttataaaacatgctgcatgcttatattttatattcttatttatttttatgttttcctaaGATTATTATTAGCTGTACTTTATCTTTTTACTAAGGTCTCTGTAATATTACTTAGACATAATTCTAGAGCTAACTTCCAAGTATAAAATGATATGAATATGTACTTAGCCAGCTATGTTTACAATATATGGATATATGGGCATATTCTTATCCTTATTTGAAGAATGAATTCTGGTAGGCTCccataaaaatattagaatagaAGCCCTCAAGTAGTTTGAGACTCTCTTCTATAGTTACATGTCAGGGTTTATGATACCACGGTTTTTTAAGATTAGATGTGTCACATCAGTTTTACTTTCTTCAATTGATGCTTCCCTCTGGAATGATGTACTTTCTAGTTTCAGTCAAGAAACATAAAGTAATTGATTTACTGCCACTCAATATACTAATTGAGTCTGTTAacactactttaaaaaatgaagaatgtgTTTTATAGGAATTTTAATATCATTAGTGGGAAGTAGAACATGTATTTTAGAAAACCAGAAGACTGAGTTGGCATAAATAGTGTTCCTTTTTAGAACATTGCCTGATATGAGCATCTTGGAACTACACTGTTGGACTCTGTTTTGGCTGCGTTACTGTGTGTTGCAACttgtattgattttatttcttgcaCCCACTTACCTCGTTAATGTCCATGATTGCCAGTGTGGATTTACTCTTTCTACTCTTTGTGAATCTTGTACATTTTCTGGGTCTACCTGTCTAATTCAGTTTCTtgcattttcttcctttactGCTTGTGCCAATTCAAACCAGAGAGtatttatgtttataaacatAAATTACATTAGTACTGTCTTACATTGAAAAACTAATCAAAATTAAATGCCACTTGTcatattcatctttttaaaattttatttgtattgatAACTCATAATTTTATACATGTATGGGGTAAAATGCAATGCTTCAGTACATGTATACAGTGTGGATTGAACATCTCCAACTAATTTTTATGTCCATCACCTCGTACACTTATCATtgctttgtgatgagaacatttaagatccattttttaagtaattttgaaatacacaatacattaccattaactgtagtcaccttgTCCTGCAGTAGttcactagaacttattcctcctgtctacaTGAAACTTTGTACCCTCTGATCAacatttctcctttctccaccCACCTTGCCCCAGTCACTGGTAACTACTATTGTACTCTCTACTTGTAGGAGTTCTAACTTTTAGATCTCACACATAAGTGGGATGACACAAGATGTTTTCTTCTGtgccaggcttatttcacttattacaatgaggtatcacctcatATACATTATATTAGAATGatcattatcaaaaagatgaaagctaACAAGCAttggccaggatgtggagaaaagagaactcttatacactattgatgggagtgtaaattagcacagccattttgaaaaacagtatagaggtttctaccaaaactaaaaatagaaaaatagaattaccacatgatccaacaattccacctCTTGGTAGATGcttaaaggaattgaaatcagtatgttgaggCGATACCTGTGCTCTcttgttcattgcagtattattcacaatagctaagacttagaaacaacctaaatgcccatcaacagataaatgaataaaagaaaaaaagtggcatataatacacaatggaatactattcagccttacaaGAAATGTAATTCTGTCACCTGCAACAACGTGAatgaacctagaagacattatgctaagtgaaattccTTTTGCAGAATCACCCCTGCATGTACATATTCTCTctataaaatatctattaaaaataaatacaataaaatatctaTTGAGCAATGTGTACTcataggcttttattttttaaattgtttcacttcaccaaaattattattattttttaaatgatgataatTGCCCATTGATGCTCAGAAGGTCACAATTTTAATGTAAAAGTCCTTGTAAGTTCACCCTTGTAAAATAAAGAGGAGCTCTGAGAGTTATACAGTGAGTTACAAAAATCATACGTATGGGATCTTAATGAATTTTTTCTTAATCAAGAAACTTGTATAAGAGGCATACAACTTAGCAAGATCATATCTTTCTGGGTCTCGTTTGTATTGAGTTATTTCTTGGGTGCCTCTAGATCTTTGCGCTAATACTTCTTGGGAGgaaaataatgtataataatcCTTAAGATATTCTGTTAAGGGAATAGAAAGTGATGAATGTCATCTAGTTATTAAACAtaggaaaatattaaaactggACTAAGCACAATTCTTCCTAGTTCTAGAAACAATATAGATACTATTCCATACACATCCGTTAGCCAAATCTTAGGCTAATGAGGTAGGCTGTTCCTCACTTTATGAAGGTATAGGAGAGGTTTTGGGCTTAaggtttatgtttgtttttaacaaaagagacAGGAAATACACTTCAATTCTTATATATTTGGAAGTTTTTCTCCtaaattttcctaattttcttattGTATGTGTCTGTAACTGTCATGTATCAAGCGGGGGACTGATTATGATAAAGAACAATAGTAACTCTGTTTGAAATACAAACAACTACATCTAAAATCATCTTTGTTTCTCCTCTGGTGGAGATAATCTTGATTTATGGGAGGAGTTTATTCAAAGCTTCTTTCACATCCTTATTCCTTAGGCTGTAGATCATGGGATTCAACATGGGGAATACCACAGTGTAAAATGTAGAAACTATTTTGTCCATATCAAAAGAATAGCTAGATCTGGGGAGAGCGTAGATGTAGAGAATGGAGCCATAGTACAAAGTGACAGAGGTCAGATGGGAGGAGCATGTGGAGAAGGCTTTGAGGCGGCCCTGGGAGGAGGAGATCCTTAAGACAGTGGCGATGATAAAGAGGTAAGAGGCCAGGATGAGCACCGCGGGGCAGATGACATTGGAGGCCAGCAGGAAGTACATCAGAAACTTATAGCCACCCTTCTCGCCACAGGCCAACTTCACCAAGGGAAGTAAATCACAGAAAAAGTCATCAATGATGTTTTCACGGCAGAAGTTAAAGGAAAACGTTTTCTTGGTGATGATTGAAGAGTTAATAAAGCCACCACAATATGAGACTGCTACCAGCAATGCACACAGCTTTATGGACATGACCCGAGCGTAAAGCAGGGGCTTGGAGATGGCCACGTAGCGGTCATAAGCCATGGCAGCCAGTGAGTAGCACTCACTATAGCCCAGCCCTGCAGAGAAGAAGAACTGACACAGGCAGCCAGCAAAGGAGATGCTTTTGTTTTCAGAGATGCAGATCACTAGGATCTTTGGGGTGTAGATAGAAGAATACCAGAGATCCAGAAACGACAGATTTCCAATGATAAAATACATGGGTGTGTGGAGGCGGGAGTCATTACAGATCAACACGATGAGGGTGATATTTCCTACCACAGTGAGAGAGTACACGCCCAGGAACACCACGAAGAGGCCCAGCTGCATCCCTGGATCTGTGGTAAAGCCCAGCAGGATGAACTCAGTCACTGTGTGATTGCTCCTCTGCATGGCTGTAAGGAATCTCACCTacgaagaaagaaaatgagttcaGTTTGCATCACTGTCATGAATACGTAGAATTATGCTACATAAGATCACATTTGCA
Coding sequences within:
- the LOC129007446 gene encoding olfactory receptor 9G9, coding for MQQEKWKQTRQVRFLTAMQRSNHTVTEFILLGFTTDPGMQLGLFVVFLGVYSLTVVGNITLIVLICNDSRLHTPMYFIIGNLSFLDLWYSSIYTPKILVICISENKSISFAGCLCQFFFSAGLGYSECYSLAAMAYDRYVAISKPLLYARVMSIKLCALLVAVSYCGGFINSSIITKKTFSFNFCRENIIDDFFCDLLPLVKLACGEKGGYKFLMYFLLASNVICPAVLILASYLFIIATVLRISSSQGRLKAFSTCSSHLTSVTLYYGSILYIYALPRSSYSFDMDKIVSTFYTVVFPMLNPMIYSLRNKDVKEALNKLLP